One Phycisphaera mikurensis NBRC 102666 DNA window includes the following coding sequences:
- a CDS encoding glycosyltransferase produces MTPLRVLLYTPVVPTEAGGVQAVYRRTAAFLAARGHAVVRAWPIDDPAAPEPRPRRWPSPGEVLTLRLPRLEDRRLPLGRPRPTPRGLLHAADPLRRLRSTLRGFRPRVVDVHFPRGGTRWFASSRRRAALVLTCHGSDLLQPLPADAARLRALLRRADRIIAVSAGLAERAETLRAGGHRPAFPRAPVEVIPNGVDLAFWRRPDDAAAAPAALACVGRLERVKGHDVLLRALARLRASVPAARLTLVGDGPEAPALRSLAAELGLGDAVRFAGRLDPAATAALLHASSVAVMPSRSEGLPLALLEAMAAGLPPVVTRVGGMPDALGEPPAGRIVAPEDPAALAASLAALLADPAARAALAAAAVRRAAAFSAAAADLRHAEVLEEAALSRPGRSPAR; encoded by the coding sequence GTGACCCCGCTCCGCGTCCTGCTCTACACGCCCGTCGTCCCCACCGAAGCCGGGGGCGTGCAGGCGGTCTACCGCCGGACGGCCGCCTTCCTCGCCGCTCGCGGGCACGCGGTGGTCCGCGCCTGGCCGATCGACGACCCGGCCGCCCCGGAGCCCCGACCGCGCCGCTGGCCCTCGCCCGGCGAGGTTCTCACGCTGCGGCTCCCGCGCCTCGAGGATCGGCGGCTCCCGCTGGGCCGCCCGCGGCCCACGCCCCGCGGCCTGCTTCACGCGGCCGACCCGCTCCGCCGCCTCCGCTCGACGCTGCGCGGGTTCCGGCCCCGGGTGGTCGACGTGCACTTCCCGCGGGGCGGCACCCGCTGGTTCGCCTCCTCCCGGCGCCGCGCGGCGCTGGTGCTGACCTGCCACGGCAGCGACCTGCTGCAGCCGCTGCCCGCCGACGCGGCCCGCCTCCGGGCGCTGCTCCGCCGGGCCGACCGGATCATCGCCGTCTCCGCCGGGCTCGCCGAGCGGGCGGAGACGCTGCGGGCGGGCGGACACCGCCCGGCGTTTCCCCGGGCGCCGGTCGAGGTGATCCCCAACGGCGTCGACTTGGCCTTCTGGCGGAGGCCCGACGACGCGGCGGCGGCGCCGGCCGCCCTGGCCTGCGTCGGGCGTCTGGAGCGGGTCAAGGGCCACGACGTGCTGCTTCGGGCGCTCGCCCGCCTCCGGGCGTCCGTGCCCGCCGCCCGCCTCACGCTGGTGGGCGACGGCCCCGAGGCGCCGGCCCTGCGGTCGCTCGCGGCGGAGCTCGGCCTCGGCGACGCCGTCCGCTTCGCGGGCCGCCTCGATCCCGCCGCCACCGCCGCGCTGCTGCACGCGTCCTCGGTGGCGGTGATGCCCTCCCGCAGCGAAGGCCTCCCGCTGGCGCTGCTCGAGGCGATGGCCGCCGGCCTCCCGCCGGTGGTGACCCGCGTCGGCGGGATGCCCGACGCGCTGGGGGAGCCGCCGGCCGGCCGGATCGTCGCACCGGAAGACCCCGCCGCCCTCGCGGCGTCCCTCGCGGCCCTGCTTGCCGATCCGGCCGCGCGGGCGGCCCTCGCCGCCGCGGCGGTCCGGCGTGCGGCCGCCTTCTCCGCCGCCGCGGCCGACCTCCGCCACGCCGAGGTGCTCGAGGAAGCCGCGCTCAGCCGGCCGGGCCGTAGCCCAGCGCGATGA
- a CDS encoding ABC transporter ATP-binding protein gives MTQAAIEVRGLSKHYRLGTGPQGRGDLRDTVAAAAARLRNRVRGRTPAATGDAGGGDEAQSSERDLWALRDVGFDVQRGEVLGLIGHNGAGKSTLLKILSRITDPTAGEAFIHGRMGSLLEVGTGFHPELTGRENVFLNGAVLGMSRREVADKFDEIVAFSEIGRFIDTPVKRYSSGMYVRLAFAVASNLEPEILVVDEVLAVGDAAFQKKCVAKMRSFADEGRTILFVSHNMGSIQSLCDRAVVLQRGRLIGGGTPAEAVRMYLAENAVEAADLADRTDREGHQRARVTSLRAWSGDNADAPGYLLYGEPATIRVGLSGVTRGLSCILAVYDGYNRPVCRFASKAAAATDTTTDEPAFLCEVPELPLTPGGYHLNATLHDRDGLADAIQQAAELTIEQGLMAGRALATPQLECPIAPRHAWAVPNGPA, from the coding sequence ATGACCCAAGCCGCGATCGAAGTGAGGGGGCTCTCCAAGCACTACCGCCTGGGCACGGGCCCGCAGGGCAGGGGCGACCTGCGCGACACCGTCGCCGCCGCCGCGGCCCGCCTGCGTAACCGCGTCCGCGGCCGCACCCCGGCCGCCACCGGCGACGCGGGCGGCGGGGACGAGGCGCAATCCTCTGAGCGCGACCTCTGGGCCCTCAGAGACGTCGGCTTCGACGTCCAGCGGGGCGAGGTGCTCGGCCTGATCGGCCACAACGGGGCCGGCAAGTCCACGCTGCTGAAGATCCTCTCCCGCATCACCGACCCCACCGCGGGCGAAGCCTTCATCCACGGCCGGATGGGCAGCCTGCTGGAGGTGGGCACCGGCTTCCACCCCGAGCTCACCGGCCGCGAGAACGTCTTCCTCAACGGGGCGGTGCTGGGGATGTCGCGGCGCGAGGTGGCCGACAAGTTCGACGAGATCGTGGCGTTCTCGGAGATCGGCCGCTTCATCGACACCCCGGTGAAGCGCTACTCCAGCGGCATGTACGTGCGGCTCGCTTTCGCGGTGGCCTCCAACCTCGAGCCGGAGATCCTCGTCGTCGACGAGGTTCTCGCCGTGGGCGACGCCGCGTTCCAGAAGAAGTGCGTCGCCAAGATGCGCTCCTTCGCGGACGAGGGGCGGACGATCCTCTTCGTCAGCCACAACATGGGCAGCATCCAGAGCCTGTGCGACCGGGCCGTGGTGCTGCAGCGGGGGCGGCTGATCGGCGGCGGCACGCCCGCGGAGGCCGTCCGGATGTACCTCGCGGAGAACGCGGTCGAGGCCGCCGACCTCGCGGATCGGACCGACCGGGAGGGGCACCAGCGGGCACGGGTCACCTCGCTGCGGGCCTGGTCAGGTGACAACGCCGACGCCCCGGGCTACCTGCTCTACGGCGAGCCCGCGACGATCCGCGTCGGCCTCTCCGGCGTGACCCGCGGGCTCTCGTGCATCCTCGCGGTGTACGACGGCTACAACCGGCCGGTGTGCCGCTTCGCCAGCAAAGCCGCCGCGGCGACCGACACGACGACGGACGAGCCGGCGTTCCTCTGCGAGGTGCCGGAGCTGCCGCTGACCCCCGGCGGCTACCACCTCAACGCGACGCTGCACGACCGCGACGGCCTCGCCGACGCGATCCAGCAGGCCGCGGAATTGACCATCGAGCAGGGGCTGATGGCCGGCCGGGCCCTCGCCACGCCGCAGCTGGAGTGCCCGATCGCCCCGCGGCACGCGTGGGCGGTGCCCAACGGTCCGGCGTGA
- a CDS encoding ABC transporter permease, whose translation MPATAPEHPTIHLRPRAGWQAVDLPELWRARDLIWLFALRDVKVRYKQTFFGYAWALLVPAAQVLVFTIVFGKALGVEKMLKESFGRDLPYPLFALAGQLVWNFFKTGVDGASGSLINNGHIVRKVYVPRLVLPIASIGKPLADAAVVLLLLLGATLWYAADSAWDVGLSWRVVLAPLALVGVALPALGIGLISASLTVNFRDLQYVLPLGLQILFYVSAVIYPLEVLPEHLQTLAYLNPAVGFVKLGQWAVLGLPLWVPGLLISLAVSAVLVIVGVAWFARAERVFADVA comes from the coding sequence ATGCCCGCCACCGCCCCCGAGCACCCGACGATCCACCTGCGGCCGCGTGCCGGCTGGCAGGCGGTGGACCTGCCGGAGCTCTGGCGCGCCCGCGATCTCATCTGGCTGTTCGCGCTGCGGGACGTGAAGGTCCGCTACAAGCAGACCTTCTTCGGCTACGCGTGGGCGCTGCTGGTCCCGGCGGCCCAGGTGCTGGTCTTCACGATCGTCTTCGGCAAGGCGCTGGGAGTCGAGAAGATGCTCAAGGAGAGCTTCGGACGCGACCTGCCTTACCCGCTCTTCGCCCTCGCCGGCCAGCTGGTTTGGAACTTCTTCAAGACCGGGGTCGACGGTGCCTCGGGCAGCCTCATCAACAACGGGCACATCGTGCGGAAGGTCTACGTGCCGCGGCTGGTGCTGCCGATCGCCTCGATCGGGAAGCCGCTCGCCGACGCGGCGGTGGTGCTGCTCCTGCTGCTGGGTGCGACGCTCTGGTACGCCGCCGACTCCGCGTGGGACGTCGGGCTCTCGTGGAGGGTCGTGCTCGCCCCGCTCGCCCTCGTCGGCGTCGCTCTGCCGGCGCTGGGCATCGGGCTCATCAGCGCCTCGCTGACCGTCAACTTCCGCGACCTGCAGTACGTGCTCCCGCTGGGGCTGCAGATCCTCTTCTACGTGAGCGCGGTGATCTACCCGCTGGAGGTGCTGCCCGAGCACCTCCAGACGCTCGCGTACCTGAACCCCGCGGTCGGCTTCGTCAAGCTCGGCCAGTGGGCGGTGCTGGGCCTGCCGCTGTGGGTTCCGGGGCTGCTGATCTCGCTGGCGGTGTCGGCGGTGCTGGTGATCGTCGGCGTCGCCTGGTTCGCCCGCGCCGAGCGGGTCTTCGCCGACGTCGCCTGA
- a CDS encoding polysaccharide pyruvyl transferase family protein — protein MKTPTPRILFSGISPTVGDTGIGLAILQGLRRRSDLPVHAYVDRPGVFRALPELAGPGDAVHERLVWAVPAVGGRKTYPRTLRLARALARDGGRAVLDAEAFARVRGVFEGAAGLVFQGGPTWNDRWLKPRMVLQNRLLLSAARFYRVPAFQLGVGCGPFDLAGPRGVLLRPLLRSTLDLHTGILVRDDASGPALRRLGVRAQVVESTDAAVFLRPREDPAAAPLAARIAAGQRPRVGVCVRDYQANYPDALARREKVFAELAATLDRVQRDHADVFFLGTDRQREASAGKPDDVATARGVRARMAVPGSVVLDEPVEDPAALKHLYGLFDAVVSLRLHPVIFALAQGVPCHLVSYDPKCDAFLASLGPGFGERILRPDAFAAAEAADRVAADLADAAVRGRIRAAFDGLRARHAGDWEPVHAAIAQRTDELRPGP, from the coding sequence ATGAAGACGCCGACGCCGCGCATCCTGTTCTCGGGGATCTCGCCGACCGTCGGCGACACCGGCATCGGGCTGGCCATCCTGCAGGGCCTGCGGCGGCGGAGCGACCTGCCGGTGCACGCCTACGTCGATCGGCCCGGCGTCTTCCGGGCGCTGCCGGAGCTGGCGGGCCCCGGCGACGCGGTGCACGAGCGGCTCGTCTGGGCGGTGCCCGCGGTGGGCGGCAGAAAGACCTACCCGCGCACGCTGCGGCTCGCCCGCGCGCTCGCCCGCGACGGCGGGCGCGCGGTGCTGGACGCGGAGGCGTTTGCCCGCGTCCGCGGCGTCTTCGAGGGGGCCGCGGGGCTCGTCTTCCAGGGCGGGCCGACCTGGAACGACCGCTGGTTGAAGCCGCGGATGGTGCTGCAGAACCGGCTGCTCCTCTCCGCCGCCCGCTTTTACCGCGTGCCGGCCTTCCAGCTCGGCGTCGGCTGCGGTCCCTTCGACCTCGCGGGCCCGCGGGGGGTCCTGCTCCGACCGCTGCTGCGCTCCACGCTGGACCTGCACACCGGGATCCTCGTGCGCGACGACGCCTCGGGGCCGGCGCTGCGGCGCCTGGGCGTCCGCGCGCAGGTGGTGGAGTCGACCGACGCCGCGGTCTTCCTCCGGCCGCGTGAAGACCCCGCCGCCGCGCCGCTCGCCGCCCGCATCGCGGCGGGCCAGCGGCCGCGGGTCGGCGTCTGCGTTCGCGACTACCAGGCGAACTACCCCGACGCGCTCGCCCGCCGGGAGAAGGTCTTCGCGGAGCTCGCCGCGACGCTCGACCGCGTCCAGCGTGACCACGCGGACGTCTTCTTCCTGGGCACCGACCGGCAGCGGGAAGCCAGCGCCGGCAAGCCCGACGACGTGGCGACCGCCCGGGGCGTGCGGGCGCGGATGGCGGTGCCCGGCTCGGTCGTCCTCGACGAGCCGGTGGAGGATCCCGCGGCGCTCAAGCACCTCTACGGGCTCTTCGACGCGGTCGTGAGCCTGCGGCTGCACCCGGTGATCTTCGCGCTGGCGCAGGGGGTGCCCTGCCACCTGGTGAGCTACGACCCCAAGTGCGACGCCTTCCTCGCCTCGCTGGGGCCCGGCTTCGGGGAGCGGATCCTGCGGCCCGACGCCTTCGCCGCGGCGGAAGCCGCGGACCGGGTCGCCGCGGACCTCGCGGACGCGGCGGTCCGCGGGCGGATCCGCGCGGCCTTCGACGGCCTGCGTGCGCGGCACGCCGGCGACTGGGAGCCGGTTCACGCGGCCATCGCGCAGCGGACGGACGAGCTGAGGCCGGGCCCGTGA
- a CDS encoding glycosyltransferase family 2 protein has product MSALAPPPAPLPARHPREILLVPRRRPVVQVPPRVLPPPPPASRTRFPMPPVAARELTPPPPATATRPAVSVLTTVRNGKRHLMEAAASVLGQRGLTLEYVLVDDGSTDATPALLASLAAADPRVRLLRFDENVGISHAANAGIAACRGRRIARMDADDVMAPDRLVRQLRFFERSRAAAAGSMVDFIDARGRRLHSVHNPTDHAAIEDGLLRGHCTLWHTSSMIDAAALRRVGGYNPGYASAVDVELWLRLAEIGRLANQQEVLQRYRFYGGSVSGQRRIEQAALCEKASRDAATRRGIASRWEGKPPWREADDRDARRRGRLKCGWWALGAGEHATAAWYAKRCLASKPYDVAALKLLRAAMTARRKR; this is encoded by the coding sequence ATGAGTGCCCTAGCGCCGCCGCCCGCACCGCTCCCGGCCCGCCACCCGCGGGAGATCCTGCTGGTGCCGCGGCGCCGGCCGGTGGTGCAGGTTCCCCCCCGCGTCTTGCCGCCGCCCCCGCCGGCGTCGCGGACCCGCTTCCCCATGCCCCCGGTGGCGGCTCGCGAGCTGACGCCGCCCCCGCCCGCCACCGCGACGCGGCCCGCCGTGTCGGTGCTCACCACGGTCCGCAACGGCAAGCGGCACCTGATGGAGGCCGCGGCCAGCGTGCTGGGCCAGCGTGGCCTCACCCTCGAGTACGTGCTCGTCGACGACGGATCGACCGACGCGACGCCGGCCCTGCTCGCGTCGCTCGCGGCGGCCGACCCCCGGGTCCGCCTGCTCCGCTTCGACGAGAACGTCGGCATCTCCCACGCCGCCAACGCCGGCATCGCCGCCTGCCGCGGGCGTCGGATCGCCCGGATGGACGCCGACGACGTCATGGCCCCCGATCGGCTGGTCCGGCAGCTGCGCTTCTTCGAGCGGAGCCGCGCCGCCGCCGCCGGCTCGATGGTCGACTTCATCGACGCCCGCGGCCGCCGGCTGCACAGCGTCCACAACCCCACCGACCACGCGGCCATCGAGGACGGCCTGCTGCGCGGGCACTGCACGCTCTGGCACACCAGCTCGATGATCGACGCGGCGGCGCTGCGGAGGGTCGGCGGCTACAACCCCGGCTACGCCTCCGCGGTCGACGTGGAGCTCTGGCTCCGCCTCGCCGAGATCGGCCGCCTCGCCAACCAGCAGGAGGTGCTCCAGCGTTACCGCTTCTACGGCGGATCGGTCAGCGGACAGCGCCGCATCGAGCAGGCGGCGCTGTGCGAGAAGGCTTCGCGGGATGCCGCGACCCGGCGCGGCATCGCTTCCCGCTGGGAGGGCAAGCCCCCTTGGCGCGAAGCCGACGACCGCGACGCCCGCCGGCGCGGCCGGCTCAAGTGCGGCTGGTGGGCCCTGGGTGCCGGCGAGCACGCGACGGCGGCGTGGTACGCGAAGCGGTGCCTGGCAAGCAAGCCGTACGACGTGGCCGCCCTGAAGCTGCTGCGGGCGGCGATGACCGCCCGCCGCAAGCGCTGA
- a CDS encoding NAD(P)H-hydrate dehydratase — MSPPLPDPPDRPADGHKGTFGTVIVLGGSEAMIGAPALAAGAALRGGAGLVKLAVPAAVLPHALGIEPSATGVPLPADASHWPAALDAADPDGGAVLAVGPGLGDGDRLLPALDGLLDGPRPLVLDADGLNALAASGRRGAGPGRRVLTPHPGEFRRLARALGLDADPIHPDRRGAAAAELARAHGCTVVLKGRETRISDGEREATNTTGNPALATAGTGDVLTGLLAGLLAQGMATFEAARLAAHAHGAAADAWAAGHGPAGLKARDLADRLPAALRPVR; from the coding sequence GTGAGCCCGCCGCTCCCCGACCCGCCGGACCGGCCGGCCGACGGGCACAAGGGCACCTTCGGCACGGTGATCGTCCTCGGCGGGAGCGAGGCGATGATCGGGGCCCCGGCGCTGGCCGCCGGCGCCGCCCTCCGCGGCGGCGCCGGGCTCGTGAAGCTCGCCGTGCCCGCCGCGGTCCTGCCGCACGCGTTGGGGATCGAGCCCTCGGCCACGGGCGTCCCGCTGCCCGCCGATGCTTCTCACTGGCCCGCGGCGCTGGACGCGGCCGATCCCGACGGCGGGGCGGTCCTGGCGGTGGGGCCGGGCCTCGGCGATGGCGACCGCCTCCTGCCCGCCCTCGACGGCCTCCTCGACGGCCCCCGTCCGCTCGTGCTCGACGCCGACGGCCTCAACGCCCTCGCCGCCTCGGGCCGCCGCGGCGCCGGGCCCGGCCGCCGCGTGCTCACGCCCCACCCCGGCGAGTTCCGCCGCCTCGCCCGGGCACTCGGGCTCGACGCCGACCCCATCCACCCCGACCGCCGCGGTGCAGCCGCCGCGGAGCTCGCCCGCGCCCACGGCTGCACCGTCGTGCTCAAAGGCCGCGAAACCCGGATCTCTGACGGCGAGCGGGAGGCGACCAACACCACCGGCAACCCCGCCCTCGCCACCGCCGGGACCGGCGACGTGCTCACGGGCCTGCTCGCGGGCCTGCTCGCCCAGGGGATGGCGACGTTCGAAGCCGCCCGCCTGGCCGCGCACGCGCACGGCGCCGCCGCCGACGCCTGGGCGGCCGGGCACGGCCCCGCCGGGCTCAAGGCCCGCGATCTGGCGGATCGACTGCCGGCCGCGTTGAGGCCGGTCCGCTAA
- a CDS encoding glycosyltransferase family 61 protein → MSPLRRAIRAGLRCAVGAGLPARAVGWRGLRDRSLAEAAAALPGARLEEVHPPRVHANPLPRGVGSASELPADAGWWGYAMADVPARAAEATQVAELGPAEILWYRDPEQNDDFFPAIVAGRGSKLRMREVRFRPRHERLLMGNGLPAPREVPEAVWFLERVWHNHSHWLAAHLPKLLLLRGLGRLKNVLLPARMPPAHEASLRLLGLPESAFLRFDEDRPLRVGRLTALSTDRFAPELVGLIPRALALADAPAPTRRVWVSRERATRRRLLGVAALHRVLDDHGFERVVFEELDLPAQAALMRETGVLAGPHGAGLTNMLFAPRGLEVVELADPGFPNPNFYALGAALGHRHRFVPARPVGDRPPVEQDLAVEPGALAAALATLEEAPA, encoded by the coding sequence GTGAGCCCGCTGCGCCGCGCGATCCGGGCCGGGCTGCGATGCGCCGTGGGCGCCGGGCTCCCCGCCCGCGCCGTCGGGTGGCGCGGGCTCCGCGACCGCTCGCTCGCGGAGGCCGCGGCGGCCCTCCCCGGCGCCCGCCTCGAGGAGGTGCACCCGCCCCGGGTGCACGCGAACCCGCTGCCCCGCGGGGTCGGCTCCGCCTCGGAGCTGCCGGCGGACGCCGGCTGGTGGGGCTACGCGATGGCCGACGTGCCCGCCCGCGCCGCGGAGGCGACGCAGGTCGCCGAGCTCGGCCCCGCCGAGATCCTCTGGTACCGGGACCCCGAGCAGAACGACGACTTCTTCCCCGCGATCGTGGCCGGCCGCGGATCGAAGCTTCGGATGCGGGAAGTCCGCTTCCGTCCGCGGCACGAGCGGCTGCTGATGGGCAACGGCCTCCCCGCGCCGCGCGAGGTGCCCGAGGCGGTCTGGTTCCTGGAGCGGGTCTGGCACAACCACAGCCACTGGCTCGCGGCGCACCTGCCCAAGCTGCTGCTGCTCCGCGGGCTCGGCCGGTTGAAGAACGTGCTGCTGCCGGCGCGGATGCCGCCGGCCCACGAGGCGAGCCTGCGGCTGCTCGGGCTCCCGGAGTCGGCCTTCCTCCGCTTCGACGAGGACCGGCCGCTGCGCGTCGGCCGCCTGACGGCGCTGTCGACCGACCGCTTCGCCCCCGAGCTGGTCGGCCTCATCCCCCGGGCGCTTGCGCTGGCCGACGCGCCGGCGCCCACGCGACGCGTGTGGGTGAGCCGCGAGCGGGCGACCCGGCGCCGCCTGCTCGGCGTCGCGGCGCTGCACCGGGTGCTCGACGACCACGGCTTCGAGCGGGTCGTCTTCGAGGAATTGGACCTCCCGGCGCAGGCGGCGCTGATGCGGGAGACCGGCGTGCTCGCCGGCCCGCACGGAGCCGGGCTCACGAACATGCTCTTCGCCCCGCGTGGCCTCGAGGTCGTCGAGCTCGCCGACCCCGGCTTCCCGAACCCCAACTTTTACGCGCTCGGGGCGGCGCTGGGCCACCGGCACCGCTTCGTGCCGGCCCGCCCGGTGGGCGATCGGCCGCCGGTGGAGCAGGACCTCGCGGTCGAGCCCGGGGCGCTCGCCGCCGCGCTCGCCACGCTGGAGGAGGCCCCCGCGTGA
- a CDS encoding glycosyltransferase family 2 protein, translating into MKARVSAVIPLHQGADTIGETLLSLRAQTAPPWEVIVVDDRSTDGGFAAAAAALAGAPFRVRFLASDAGNAGRARNLGLLAARSDRLLFLDADDVLGPEALAGSNEALDAAPDAGLALCRWRRLETDPDRGDGAWRTALASCRPRHAGEPLLSAWLRGWYHPTCAMLWDREACLRTGGWDPQASVMDDGDLAMRHLLRTGDAGVAFSTRGLAYYRRPAGGATTLSGRRATPEGLASRLHVFEKIGHRLEESGRLGIHRAALLTALHNVRLDAAAAGDAASADRVARLVRRFRAPAAARLKRRLFPASPPAPAADPNGPPPSAADCRPPRPIPAAVRGAAPAPTPAPAPAVTPEELRLPEVSAIIPVFNRPADVVRAIRSVLAQTDVTLELLVVDDASTDGTPEAVEAVDDPRLRLLRQRENGGVAAARNRGLREARGRVVAFLDSDDAWLPGTLRPRLRALDAEPAATAALCSGIQRLDGKRTATHRPAAGAAALPALFLENGAFGFTVNGLMRREAVATAGFFDETLEAIEDWEFCIRLAKQHRIAVIPRVTARYRDDAAATPRRSRALERNLRAREQLYAIHGPAMRRAGRAVAAAYLLETARRHLARAPGSEHPPDPAAAAALARRALALRPHSLAALRLLRWARGRSRNAAPAAPGRPAE; encoded by the coding sequence GTGAAGGCCCGCGTGTCCGCCGTCATCCCGCTGCACCAGGGCGCCGACACGATCGGCGAGACGCTGCTCTCGCTGCGGGCTCAGACCGCCCCGCCGTGGGAGGTGATCGTCGTCGACGACCGCTCCACCGACGGCGGCTTCGCGGCCGCCGCCGCGGCCCTGGCGGGAGCGCCCTTCCGCGTTCGCTTCCTCGCCTCCGACGCCGGCAACGCCGGCCGTGCGCGGAACCTTGGCCTGCTGGCGGCCCGGAGCGACCGGCTGCTCTTCCTCGACGCGGACGACGTGCTCGGCCCCGAGGCGCTCGCGGGCTCGAACGAGGCGCTCGACGCCGCGCCCGACGCCGGCCTCGCGCTGTGCCGCTGGCGCCGGCTGGAGACCGACCCCGACCGCGGAGACGGGGCGTGGCGGACCGCGCTGGCCTCCTGCCGGCCCCGCCACGCCGGCGAGCCGCTGCTCTCGGCCTGGCTGCGCGGCTGGTACCACCCGACGTGCGCGATGCTCTGGGACCGGGAGGCGTGCCTGCGCACCGGCGGCTGGGACCCCCAAGCCAGCGTGATGGACGACGGCGACCTCGCGATGCGGCACCTCCTGCGCACCGGCGACGCCGGCGTCGCGTTCTCCACGCGCGGGCTCGCCTACTACCGCCGGCCCGCCGGCGGGGCGACCACGCTCAGCGGGCGGCGCGCGACGCCGGAGGGTCTGGCGAGCCGGCTGCATGTCTTCGAGAAGATCGGCCACCGGCTCGAGGAGAGCGGCCGGCTCGGCATCCACCGGGCGGCGCTGCTGACGGCTCTCCACAACGTGCGGCTCGATGCCGCGGCGGCGGGCGACGCGGCGAGCGCCGACCGGGTCGCCCGCCTCGTCCGCCGCTTCCGCGCGCCCGCCGCGGCCCGCCTGAAGCGGCGGCTCTTCCCGGCGTCGCCGCCGGCGCCGGCGGCCGATCCCAACGGTCCGCCGCCCTCCGCCGCGGACTGCCGGCCGCCGAGGCCGATTCCCGCCGCGGTCCGCGGCGCGGCCCCCGCCCCCACCCCGGCCCCCGCCCCCGCGGTGACGCCCGAAGAGCTCCGCCTCCCCGAGGTCTCGGCGATCATCCCCGTCTTCAACCGCCCCGCCGACGTCGTGCGGGCGATCCGCAGCGTGCTCGCGCAGACGGACGTCACGCTGGAGCTGCTCGTCGTCGACGACGCCTCCACCGACGGCACGCCCGAGGCCGTGGAGGCCGTCGACGACCCGCGGCTCCGCCTGCTCCGCCAGCGGGAGAACGGCGGCGTCGCCGCGGCCCGCAACCGCGGCCTCCGCGAGGCCCGCGGCCGCGTCGTCGCCTTCCTGGACTCCGACGACGCGTGGCTGCCGGGCACGCTCCGCCCCCGGCTGCGGGCGCTCGACGCCGAGCCCGCGGCGACGGCGGCGCTGTGCTCGGGCATCCAGCGCCTCGATGGGAAGCGGACGGCGACGCACCGGCCCGCAGCCGGCGCGGCCGCGCTCCCGGCCTTGTTCCTGGAGAACGGCGCCTTCGGCTTCACCGTCAACGGGCTGATGCGGCGCGAGGCGGTCGCGACCGCGGGCTTCTTCGACGAAACCCTCGAAGCGATCGAGGACTGGGAGTTCTGCATCCGCCTGGCGAAGCAGCACCGCATCGCGGTCATCCCGCGGGTGACCGCCCGCTACCGGGACGACGCCGCCGCCACCCCCCGCCGCTCCCGCGCGCTGGAGCGGAACCTCCGCGCCCGGGAGCAGCTGTACGCGATCCACGGCCCCGCGATGCGGCGGGCCGGCCGCGCCGTGGCCGCCGCCTACCTGCTCGAGACCGCCCGCCGCCACCTCGCCCGCGCGCCCGGGAGCGAGCACCCGCCCGATCCCGCCGCCGCCGCCGCGCTCGCCCGCCGGGCGCTGGCGCTGCGGCCGCACTCGCTCGCCGCGCTGCGGCTGCTGCGCTGGGCCCGGGGCCGAAGCCGCAACGCGGCGCCGGCGGCGCCGGGAAGGCCGGCGGAGTGA